From a region of the Triticum aestivum cultivar Chinese Spring chromosome 7D, IWGSC CS RefSeq v2.1, whole genome shotgun sequence genome:
- the LOC123164579 gene encoding 1-aminocyclopropane-1-carboxylate oxidase homolog 4, which produces MMRVSPPRPITCRHLTVAEHRRSVGRLDTRRGFYQPRGKDKKSRQLHGAHTAHPSRPHPLHTSPNPTDARNPTAMASAAASAAPESDRAALVKAFDESRTGVRGLVESGVSTVPDLFVHPDPYASVPLAPPGVSIPVVDLSLPAPVAAAAAAAAARDWGFFHLVNYEALVPSDYPARALAAVRAFNELPAPERSAHYGRAMGGGVSYSSNVDLYRSAAASWRDTIQVGFGPTRPDTERIPPVCRSEIVEWEAHTTAVARAVMALLSEGLGLSEAALEEASCLEGKVMVCHYYPVCPEPERTMGLVPHTDPGVLTVLAQDGVGGLQVKHTNEDGESYWVDAKPVPGALVINVGDLLQIMSNDKYMSVDHRVVMNSREEARVSIAVFFNPGKRGDSVFYGPLPDLVSEENPPKYRSFTMSEFFGAFFKRDLASKALLDNFKL; this is translated from the exons ATGATGCGCGTCTCGCCGCCACGGCCGATCACATGCCGTCACCTGACCGTCGCCGAACACCGCCGCTCGGTCGGGAGGTTGGACACACGGCGAGGTTTCTACCAACCGCGCGGAAAGGATAAGAAGTCGCGCCAACTGCACGGCGCCCACACGGCCCACCCTTCTCGGCCCCATCCCCTCCACACGTCACCGAATCCAACGGACGCACGCAACCCGACAGCCAtggcgtccgccgccgcctcggccgcccCCGAGTCCGACCGCGCCGCCCTCGTCAAGGCCTTCGACGAGTCCCGTACCGGCGTCCGCGGCCTCGTCGAGTCCGGCGTCTCCACCGTCCCGGACCTCTTCGTCCACCCCGACCCCTACGCCTCCGTCCCGCTCGCTCCCCCCGGCGTCTCCATCCCCGTCGTCGACCTCTCCCTccccgcgcccgtcgccgccgccgcggccgccgcggccGCCCGCGACTGGGGCTTCTTCCACCTCGTCAACTACGAGGCCCTCGTCCCCTCCGACTACCCCGCGAGGGCCCTCGCCGCGGTGCGCGCCTTCAACGAGCTCCCCGCCCCCGAGCGCTCCGCGCACTACGGCCGGGCCATGGGCGGCGGGGTCTCCTACTCCTCCAACGTCGACCTGTAccgctccgccgccgcgagctGGCGCGACACCATCCAGGTGGGGTTCGGGCCTACGCGGCCCGACACGGAGCGCATCCCGCCGGTGTGCCGCTCGGAGATCGTCGAGTGGGAAGCCCACACCACCGCGGTGGCCCGCGCAGTGATGGCGCTGCTCTCCGAGGGGCTCGGGCTCAGCGAGGCGGCTCTGGAAGAGGCCTCGTGCCTGGAGGGGAAGGTCATGGTCTGCCATTACTACCCGGTGTGCCCGGAGCCTGAGCGCACCATGGGCTTAGTCCCGCACACCGACCCCGGCGTGCTGACCGTGCTTGCACAGGACGGCGTAGGTGGCCTGCAGGTGAAGCACACCAATGAAGATGGGGAGAGCTACTGGGTGGACGCGAAGCCTGTGCCCGGCGCGCTTGTGATCAATGTTGGAGACCTCTTGCAG ATAATGTCCAACGATAAGTACATGAGTGTCGACCACAGGGTGGTGATGAATTCACGTGAAGAAGCCAGAGTTTCGATTGCCGTCTTTTTCAACCCTGGGAAGCGAGGGGATTCGGTTTTTTATGGACCGCTGCCAGACCTGGTTTCTGAAGAAAACCCACCGAAGTACAGGAGTTTCACGATGTCTGAATTTTTTGGGGCTTTCTTTAAACGAGACCTTGCTAGCAAAGCTCTACTTGACAACTTCAAATTGTAA